The nucleotide sequence CCATAACATCACTGGACCACTAGGGTAACCATAACATCGCTGGATCACTAAGGTAACCATAACATCACTGAACCACTAGGGCAACCATAACATCACTGGACCACTAGGGTAACCATAACATCACTGGACCACTAGGGTAACCATAACATCACTGGACCACTAGGGTAACCATAACATCACTGGACCACTAGGGTAACCATAACATCACTGGACCACTATGGTAACCATAACATCGCTGGATCACTAGGGTAACCATAACATCGCTGGATCACTAGGGTAACCATAACATCACTGGACCACTAAGGTAACCATAACATCATTGAACCACTAAGGCAACCATAACATCACTGGACCACTAGGATAACCATAACGTCACTGGACCACTAGGGTAACCATAACATCACTGGACCACTAGGGTAACCATAACATCACTGGACCACTAGGGTAACCATAACATCACTGGACCACTAGGGTAACCATCACTGGACCACTAGGGTAACCATAACACCACTGGACCACTAGGGTAACTATAACATCACTGGACCACTAGGGTAACCATAACATCACTGGACCACTAGGCTAACCATAACATCACAGGATCACTAAGGTAACCATAACATCACTGGACCACTAGGGTAACCATAACATCACTGGACCACTAGGGTAACCATAACATCACTGGACCACTAGGGTAACCATAACATCACTGGACCACTATGGTAACCATAACATCGCTGGATCACTAGGGTAACCATAACATCGCTGGATCACTAGGGTAACCATAACATCACTGGACCACTAAGGTAACCATAACATCATTGAACCACTAAGGCAACCATAACATCACTGGACCACTAGGATAACCATAACGTCACTGGACCACTAGGGTAACCATAACATCACTGGACCACTAGGGTAACCATAACATCACTGGACCACTAGAGTAACCATAACATCACTGGACCACTAGGGTAACCATCACTGGACCACTAGGATAACCATAACACCACTGGACCACTAGGGTAACCATAACATCACTGGACCACTAGGGTAACCATAACATCACTGGACCACTAGGCTAACCATAACATCACAGGATCACTAAGGTAACCATAACATCACTGGACCACTAGGGTAACCATAACATCACTGGACCACTAGGGTAACCATAACATCACTGGACCACTAGGGTAACCATAACATCACTGGACCACTAGGGTAACCATAACATCACTGGACCACTAGGGTAACCATAACATCACTGGACCACTAGGTTAGCCATAACATCACTGGACCACTAGGGTAACCATAACATCACTGGACCACTAGGGTAACCATAACATCACTGGACCACTAGGGTAACCATaacatcactggaacactagggtaaccataacatcactggaccactagggtaaccataacatcactggaccactagggtaaccataacatcactggaccactagggtaaccataacatcactggaccactagggtaaccataacatcactggaccactagggtaaccataacatcactggaccactagggtaaccataacatcactggaccactagggtaaccataacatcactggaccactagggtaaccataacatcactggaccactagggtaaccataacatcactggaccaccagggtaaccataacatcactggaacactagggTAACCATAACATCACTGGACCACTAGGGTAACCATAACATCACTGGACCACTAGGGTAGCCATAACATCACTGGACCACTAGGGTAACCATAACATCACTGGACCACTAGGGTAACCATAACATCACTGGACCACTAGGGTAACTATAACATCACTGGACCACTAGGGTAACCATAACATCACTGGACCACTAGGGTAACCATAACATCACTGGACCACTAGGGTAACCATAACATCACTGGACCACTAGGGTAACCATAACATCACTGGACCACTAGGGTAACCATAACATCACTGGACCACTAGGGTAACCATAACATCACTGGACCACTAGGGTAAACATAACATCACTGGACCACTAGGGTAACCATAACATCACTGGACCACTAGGGTAAACATAACATCACTGGACCACTAGGGTAACCATAACATCACTGGACCACTAGGGTAAACATAACATCACTGGACCACTAGGGTAACCATAACATCACTGGACCACTAGGGTAACCATAACATCACTGGACCACTAGGGTAACCATAACATCACAGGATCACTAAGGTAACCATAACATCACAGGATCACTAAGGTAACCATAACATCACAGGATCACTAAGGTAACCATAACATCACAGGATCACTAAGGTAACCATAACATCACAGGATCACTAAGGTAACCATAACATCACAGGATCACTAAGGTAACCATAACATCACAGGATCACTAAGGTAACCATAACATCACAGGATCACTAAGGTAACCATAACATCACAGGATCACTAAGGTAACCATAACATCACAGGATCACTAAGGTAACCATAACATCACAGGATCACTAAGGTAACCATAACATCACAGGATCACTAAGGTAACCATAACATCTCAGGATGACAGTAAAACTGTGTGCAATGATCCACACAGGCTTAGTGCTTCATATAGTTTAGAGTAAATCTAAGCTCCCTCTGACCAGTAGCCAGATCCCTTTCACCAGGTGAACTACAATAAACGATAAATATACTTAGCAAGGTAATCTATCATTTAAGACTGTTCACACacctataaattattccacacttaAAACTGATCCCACTCTTAAACTGATCCCACACTTAAAACTGATCCCACACTTAAAACTGATCCCACACTTAAAACTGATCCCACTCTTAAACTGATCCCACTCTTAAACTGATCCCACACTTAAACTGATCCCACTCTTAAACTGATCCCACACTTAAACTGATCCCACTCTTTAACTGATCCCACACTTAAAACTGATCCCACTCTTTAACTGATCCCACACTTAAAACTGATCCCACTCTTAAACTGATCACACACTTAAAACTGATCCCACTCTTAAACTGATCCCACACTTAAAACTGATCCCACTCTTAAACTGATCCCACACTTAAAACTGATCCCACTCTTAAACTGATCCCACACTTAAAACTGATCCCACTCTTAAACTGATCCCACACTTAAAACTGATCCCACTCTTAAAACTGATCCCACACTTAAAACTGATCCCACTCTTAAACTGATCCCACACTTAAAACTGATCCCACTCTTAAACTGATCCCACACTTAAAACTGATCCCACTCTTAAACTGATCCCACACTTAAAACTGATCCCACTCTTAAACTGATCCCACACTTAAAACTGATCCCACTCTTAAACTGATCCCACACTTAAAACTGATCCCACTCTTAAACTGATCCCACACTTAATACTGATCCAACACGGACAACAACTTACAAAAAGTTTTAATCAAACACAACAGAGACGACAATAAAGTTATAAATCAAACACAACAGAGGCGACAATAAAGTTATAAATCAAACACAACAGAGGCGACAATAAAGTTATAAATCAAACACAACAGAGGCGACAATAAAGTTATAAATCAAACACAACAGAGGCGACAATAAAGTTATAAATCAAACACAACAGAGGCGACAATAAAGTTATAAATCAAACACAACAGAGGCGACAATAAAGTTATAAATCAAACACAACAGAGACGACAATAAAGTTATAAATCAAACACAACAGAGGCGACAATAAAGTTATAAATCAAACACAACAGAGGCGACAATAAAGTTATAAATCAAACACAACAGAGGCGACAATAAAGTTATAAATCAAACACAACAGAGACGACAATAAAGTTATAAATCAAACACAACAGAGGCGACAATAAAGTTATAAATCAAACACAACAGAGGCGACAATAAAGTTATAAATCAAACACAACAGAGGCGACAATAAAGTTATAAATCAACACAACAGAGACGACAATAAAGTTATAAATCAAACACAACAGAGGCGACAATAAAGTTATAAATCAAACACAACAGAGGCGACAATAAAGTTATAAATCAAACACAACAGAGGCGACAATAAAGTTATAAATCAAACACAACAGAGACGACAATAAAGTTATAAATCAAACACAACAGAGGCGACAATAAAGTTATAAATCAAACACAACAGAGACGACAATAAAGTTATAAATCAAACACAACAGAGGCGACAATAAAGTTATAAAACAAACACAACAGAGGCAATAAAGACAATAAAGTTATAAATCAAACACAACAGAGGCGACAATAAAGTTATAAATCAAACACAACAGAGACGACAATAAAGTTATAAATCAAACACAACAGAGGCGACAATAAAGTTATAAATCAAACACAACAGAGGCGACAATAAAGTTATAAATCAAACACAACAGAGGCGACAATAAAGTTATAAATCAAACGCAACAGAGGCGACAATAAAGTCGCTTTACCTGAAAATTAATGAAATCGAAATAAGAATTTAGACCCAGAATATTAGTGATGTCCTGATAGATGTCGCACAAATTATGATCCTCATACTTCAGCCAATGACATCTATAACGTAGATATATTCTGAAGAGATATTAGAGATATGAGAGGCATgataagagagataagataagagaaaTAAGATAAGAGAGGTAAGATAAGAGAGATAACATATGCAAAGCGTTGGAATTGATTTTTGTTACAGTTCTTAATTCAATAACAATTCCAGCAAACGAAAAACAAAAACCTAACATCTAACAAAGTAACTAAAAACCACATCAAACAACGCATTAAATGTACCAGgaagcattaaaaaaaatattaccgaTTAAAAAATCAAGTCAATTTAAAACTTTTCCTCAAATGTCCTAGAGATTCTGAACAGATATTTTGATGATTAATTAAAAGGCCGTAAGCTTAGGACATGATTTATTTAAATTTAGATCAACGTTAATGGCAGGTCGCAGGTTGCGTAGAGAAAGGAGCACATGGAGACACACTTCCCGGGTCTAATACAAAAAACACAGGTCAGCTGAACACACCCAGTTCCACAGGACgaatcaaatatatatatatatatatatatatatatatatatatatatatatatatatatatatatatatatatatatatatatatatatatatatatatatatatatatatatatgtatatatatatatatatatatatatatatatatatatatatatatatatatatatatatatatatatatatatatatatacatatatatatatatatatatatatatatatatatatatatatatatatatatatatatatatatatatatatatatggggtccacctctggtgtaaattgtgggaccatagcctcggagaagtggataaaaaggcttcaaggaagaatatttgaatttcttcctgaagccgtttgaatattccacttccaataccaccccatcttttagtatatatacatatatatatatatatatatatatatatatatatatatatatatatatatatatatatatatatatatatatatatatatatatatatatatatatatatatatatatatatatataagaggtggggtgtagaccaagtgtttacggtGAAACAATGAAGGTGAACAgttagataagagtaaagaggtttttgtggcatttatggatttggaaaaggcatatgacagggtggataggggggcaatgttgcaggtgtatggtataggaggtaggttactgaaagcagtgaagagtttttacgaggatagtgaggctcaagttagagtatgtaggagagagggagattatttcccagtaaaagtaggccttagacaaggatgtgtgatgtcaccatggttgtttaatatatttatagatggggttgtaagagaagtgaatgcgagggtcttggcaagaggtgtggagttaaaagataaagaatcacacataaagtgggagttgtcacagctgctctttgctgatgacactttgcTTCTGGAAGATTCTGAACAGAAGTTGCACAGgtttgtggatgaatttggtagggtatgtaaaagaagaaaattaaaattgaatataggaaagagtaaggttatgaggataacaaaaagattaggtgacgaaagattggatatcagattggagggagagagaatggagcaggtgaatgtattcagatatttaggagtggacgtgtcaggagatgggtctatgaaggatgaggtgagtcatagaattgatgaagggaaaagagtgagtgttgcacttaggagtctgtggagacaaagaactttgtccttggaggcaaagaggggaatgtatgagagtatagttttaccaacgctcttatatgggtgtgaagcatgggtgatgaatgttgcagcgaggagaaggctggaggcagtggagatgtcatgtctgagggcaatgtgtggtgtgaatataatgcagagaattcgtagtttgaaaattaGAAGAAGGTGTTGGATTACCAAAAGTatcatccagagggctgaggaggggttgttgaggtggttcggacatgtagagagatggaacaaaacagaatgactttgagagtgtctaaatctgtagtagagggaaggcggggtaggggtcagcctaggcaaggttggagggagggggtaaaggaggttttgtgtgcgaggggcttggacttccagcaggcatgcgtgaccgtgtttgataggagtgaatggagacaaatggtgtttaatacttgacgtgttgttggagtgtaagcaaagtaacatttatgaaggggttcagggaaaccggcaggtcggacttgagtcctggagatgggaagtacagtgcctgcactctgaaggaggggtgttaatgttgtagttttataactgtagtgtaaagcacccttctggcaagacagtgatggagtgaatgatggtgaaagtttttctttttcaggccaccctgccttggtgggaatcggccagtgtgttaataaataaatatgacTCTcttggacagtggttgcaagcctcacttcccgtCAGGcatggagggctaggagtacgcagatcctcccagattgctctaccagctttcctaccctcttccattgcatcaaacgagttgataagacaaattcttcctgacaccctcagtgactcagcaggaatagaagacccctagctatgtcagtgccatcaccgaatgggagactcttgctgctccagcaccaaaccctagtgcagcactggctcacaaacagtcaagctgggatagcccaattgctgaaaaggcgcttgccaacatgctcagggctgcaacatcggatagggagattgcccgtctccaggctgtgagtgcacatcactccggggacttcctccaaacagttcccatatcggcaatgggaacgcgactcgaccctaaaaccctccgtattgcagtggctctgcgccttgctgccccaattcacacagaatatatgtgtatttgcggcgaagtgcaagcagaccaatacggtctacatggtcttaactgttccaaaaccaagggctggcatgcaagacacaatgaggtcaacgacatcattaagagaacccttgctacagctggatgccctgccgagagggagccacgatcacttgcagcaaacaatacccacaacccagcaaaccgccccgacgggatcaccatctatccttggaagaatggcaagctcttagcatgggactatacctgtgtgtccacactggctgacacctatatccatcacggTGTGggacgacagggaggagctgctgaccacagggaggagtacaagatcagcaagtacagagacatTAGCCaaaagtatcaatttgtcccagtgggatcagagaccttgggatcatggggaaaaaatgccacacttttccttaaagaattgggttccagactcatcgacaccaccagggacccaagagcagccactttcatgttccagcgcctcagcgtcgccatccagaggggaaatgcttgctgcatacttggctcacgtccagcctcggaggagctggaggaaattcatcatctttgatacattgtgccattgtattcatgtttatgtttttttctgtaaatgtattttgtttattatatatatatatatatatatatatatatatatatatatatatatatatatatatatatatatatatatatatatatatatatatatatatatatatatatgtcgtgccgaatatgtaaaactggtcaattagcaagaactcatttaatattaagtcctttctaaaaatttctcttatacgtttaaagatatatttttttcattaatgttaatgtaaaaaattttaattttgctccaaaagaatcttagaaaacttacctaaccttattataacaagcgcaatttattttagcctaatgcaactaaatatattttaaatacttttacagtaatttaaaactaaacaaacacaatgaaaaatatttttttcgttaggtttagaatgatttttacgaaattactgaatacacaaattttcgcttgtcatttatggcaagatgagagtttctatttaagccaagatcgcaagttctgcctattcggtacgacatatatatatatatatatttctagtaAACATTGCTACGTGTTTATCAGATTATAATGCGATAATCTCATCCCGCTCCTCAGAGTTGAGGTGCGTGTCGAAGATAcaacaggcattacccctctgaacaacaGCGTTGAGCCtctggaacaaaaaaaaaaaaatagccgccctaggatccctagttaccctgatggaATTTAGACGCCAAGATTCTTGGTAAGAATGTTCCACCGAACGAATCTGCAGGGACCTCCTACTCATTTctccaacattgcaagctcctgatgatgtgtaaGTCGCAAAAAGAAATCACTAGAGCTATAATTCAagtccccctgtggttgttttgtatgcatttataaaacGGTATAAACTAGTTGGGGGTTAGACGAAGGTTAGACAAACCTTAAACATTGACGGAGGAATATGTATACGCCATGATGTTTGGCCTTTCCTGCATGGAGTGAGGTCAGCTGTCACAGTGGTCACCCAGGTTCACCTCACGGAACACCTGTCCCGGGTAAAGGTAACTAAACCTCGTGGGGGGATCTAAAgcgggaggttaggttaggtaaggttcgtcaggaaacaggacaaatgtttcctgacgcgggtcttagccagatgatgacccgcctttggagcttttggtcatctgaccgaggccttccgctggcttaccggtccacccctttaaaaattatggtcatttaactATCTAAAGCGGGAGTTATGAGATTTTATGTGTGAAAAGAAAACACAGATTTAACCTGGGATGGAGTGAATaacgatgaaagtgtttcttctttctcgggtcgccccgccttggtgggaaacagccgctgtgttaacaataataaaaaaataattaaggtTTGCGTGCAGGAAGCTTGTTTAAAATCAATATCTGACATTATTACTGACGTTCTCATATGTAGTGTACACATATGAGAACATATATGTGTAATACACATATGTGTAATACACATATGTGTAATACACATATGTGTAATACACATATGTGTAATACACATATGTGTAATACACACAAGTTAATATTTACAAAATTAAAACATAACCTGCTTATGTTATTCcgatatatacctttgatattgTTTTTGTGCTGTATATATTTTCTGTTCTAGCAGGTTAGACCTCTCACACATTCTAAGGTCGAGAAACCTGTGTGGGCGCCCTACCTAAAGGTCTCTCCGAGATGTCTTCACCGTCCATACTTGAAAGTTACAGTGTCAGTAGAATGTATCCAGTGATCTTAAAAACGGACTCAGAATACTGGCATGTTGAGAAGGGCGTGTGGTGCGCGCTTGTGTATATAAGTGGATGCCCGGGTCAGCACCAAGCAGACATCCACTGACCAGCTCCCAGGCTCACGCTCTTCTGTGCTCCATATTCTGCTCATCATGAAGTTCGTAAGTAACTTCCATTATATTTTTAAGTACTTCTATATATACGATATTTTATTCATATGAAATTCTGATATATCTAAGATGCTTGTTGAAGGTGATGTTGGTGGCACAGGTTGTGTTGATggcgtgttgtgtggtgtgtgtggtgggccgACCACGCCCTCATGATGACCACGAAGTTGATTACGTTCCCATTCTTCTCGACGAGAGGACTCCCATTGACGAACTTGGAGGATATGGCTTCAAGTACGTCTCTCCTGACCTTGTCGTAGTTTCCTGATAGATATTCGCAAATGGCTGGGTTTAACATCTGTTGACTTCACGAGGGCCATTAATGACCGCAGTCCACCCAGTACCAAACATTATCAATGAAGTAAATTTTCGGTTTATACACCCTGAAAGATATATACGTACATCTGAGTATGTCCATTGAAAATGCAGACTTTCTTTTATATTCTTTGGGTATATCTTgagacacatatacatacacctctctgtgcatatacactgacaaaTACGCACATCTTTGCATGTATACCCTGACAGATTCACACACACTATTCTCTCGGTATATAATCTTGCAAAAGTGATAGAATTTCAGTTACCATTACTAAAATAATTAAGACATATGTTATATCATCTCAAACAAAAAGAAATATGGTTTGTGTTTAAATTCGTGACGATCTGGATTCAGTTTACATTCTAGTCTGGATCGAACACTTCATTGTGCAACTCTTCCTGCAGGATCCAAACAGGAGACGGGTTGACCTGGGCTGAGACAGCATCACCCAGCGGAGACGACAACGAGATCGTCCGCGTTGGTCAGTACAGGTGAGTTGTAGCAACATTCTGGCTTGTGCCAGGTGTTGGTCAGTGCAGGTGAGCTGTAGCAACATCCTGGCTTGTGCCAGGTGTTGGTCAGTGCAGGTGAGCTGTAGCAACATCCTGGTTTGTACCAGGTGTTAGTCAGTACAGGTGAGTTGTAGCAACACCCTGGCTTGTACCAGGTATTGGTCAGTGCAGGTGAATTGTAGCAACATCCTGGCTAGTACCAGGTGTTGGTCAGTACAGGTGAGTTGTAGCAACATCCTGGTTAGTGTCAGGTGCTTTCCCGATTTTCTCCTTTAATTTTAATCCATAACCTTTCAGGAAAAAGCCCAATGGTGTGATGTATCACCTAAAACTTGACTTTTGAGAAGCCATCCTTGCGAGGTTCCTCATCCACGAAGTGCAGCTGAGAGACAGTAGTTACTTAGGTACAGTCTATGGAAGCTCCCGCCTGATAAAGGTGACCCAACTATGAGCAGAAACAATATTAGCTTTCAAATATTGTTATTAAAGTAGTGGCACCTTTGCATTCCGTATGACATActgtaaaaaaataatttgtaTATGTATATTCAGTAACACAGGTTTTTACCTCTTTGTTGCGTCAATAATTTGGCTATTTGTAAATAATTATGCTTTGGTCTTTATTTAAAGTAAATATTACGAAGCAATCTCCTCGTGCATCACGCAAAGACATGAGCACTaccagctgccagcttcaggagtTGGTATCCAAACTGTATTTACATTAGCACATATATATTATCGTCATCATATTAGATGTTTGTACACGATACTGCTCTTGTAGGTTCACTCACCCTGACGGGACACCCCACCTGTTGACCTACACCGCTGGGAAGTTTGGCTTCCGGCCTGTCTCTGACCACCTGCCCACACCCCATCCTCTCGAGCCATGGCACATTGAACAGGTATGACCGTTTATTTTACATTACCATATAC is from Cherax quadricarinatus isolate ZL_2023a chromosome 70, ASM3850222v1, whole genome shotgun sequence and encodes:
- the LOC128684472 gene encoding cuticle protein AM1199-like, with the protein product MKFVVLMACCVVCVVGRPRPHDDHEVDYVPILLDERTPIDELGGYGFKIQTGDGLTWAETASPSGDDNEIVRVGQYRFTHPDGTPHLLTYTAGKFGFRPVSDHLPTPHPLEPWHIEQIEFAKRQKEAEESEEA